ACTCCCCGGAGTATGGTCGTCTGGAGTTGGGAGGAGAGGTTTGGTTGGCGCAGGCGATCCCAGCAACTGTAGCGGCGATACAGTGTGTGGCGGAGTGGGTGGATCTTCTCGAAGTTGCCAACTCTCAATGGATTGTATTCGATCATTCGTGGGTTCTACCAAAAGAAGAAGTCCTGATCCGGATGCAGACAGCCCAAAATCTCCTAGCCCCAATCCAGTCGCTCCGCCTGCTCTTGCGCGACCTTGAAGTGGATGCCAAGAAGGTGGGTGTTCCGACACGGGTTCTTGCTGAGACATTGGATTCGCTTGTTGTGCGGTTATCCAAACGCTAGGGAGTGGCTGGTCCCATTTCTCCAGCCACCCCCCTATGCTGCCGGTCAGAGCAGATAATCCAGGATCTCAGCTGAGGCTTGATGGATCTGAGCCATCGAGTCATGTAGCGCCTGGGCATCGCCATTGTAGAGCCGGATGTAATCAGCACAGGCTGTATTGGTCTCAAGCCCTACAGCATTGCAGACCACGAATGAGACGGCCTCAGCCTCCAACTCTCTCGTTCTGATGTCTGGCTTCCTGTCACCACGGTGGAGCAGTTCGTGAGCAATCTCATGGACCAGCACCCCGAACTCCTCGGCTGAGGAGAGACTGTCGAGGATCTGGATGTGACTCCCCTTGGAGACGCCTTTGGCACCGTTGAGATTGGGAACCAACTCCACCTTGATCATGGAGTCAATGGCAAAGAGTTTGAGCTGATCGAGAGCCCACATGGGATCTCCT
This genomic window from Fimbriimonadaceae bacterium contains:
- a CDS encoding ArdC-like ssDNA-binding domain-containing protein, coding for EKPMLKEQIKTVADRALVQLAADLEAGNSATLNRYLKAMGRFHRYSLHNTLLIVSQRPDATHVAGFGTWKQLGRWVKKGEKGISILIPVKYRRRDQEPLVEEPEECSIGFIGGFVFDISQTEGEDLPEFATVEGDPMWALDQLKLFAIDSMIKVELVPNLNGAKGVSKGSHIQILDSLSSAEEFGVLVHEIAHELLHRGDRKPDIRTRELEAEAVSFVVCNAVGLETNTACADYIRLYNGDAQALHDSMAQIHQASAEILDYLL